Proteins encoded within one genomic window of Paramisgurnus dabryanus chromosome 11, PD_genome_1.1, whole genome shotgun sequence:
- the LOC135730176 gene encoding pyruvate dehydrogenase protein X component, mitochondrial-like, protein MQALAISPSCLDFAPGMVKLILHPYLDYLRKVPFSTAHPVILETFCPPPFTTPKQELYHRLCPVRALQTYVHRTSQWRKSEQLFVCFGGRNRGAVATRQSISHWVRDAIALAFEACCQVSPAGLRAHSTKGVASSTALVKGASLQSVCDAAGWLRLSPAARHILDTHGLDPDLVMPTGPRGLVTKEDVLNLLNQRGKGQAAPPARAATSPAPTPPPPAAPTTGRPTYPPVSVPGKPGAPGTFTEIPASNFRRVIAQRLTQSKTTIPHAYASVECDLSAVMKLRKDLAKENIKLSVNDFIIKAAAATLREMPEVNVIWSPEGPRALDSIHISIAVATPRGLITPIIKDAANKGLQEIASNAKALDQKARDGKLLPEEYQGGSFSISNLGMFGISGFSAVINPPQACILAVGSTRTEVRLTKQNQDSLTPVLCTQELLTATLSSDGRLVDDELASRFLQKFRSNLEQPQRVSLA, encoded by the exons ATGCAGGCTCTGGCGATCTCGCCATCCTGTCTAGATTTTGCCCCAGGAATGGTGAAGTTGATTTTACATCCTTATCTTGATTACCTGCGTAAAGTTCCCTTTTCGACTGCACATCCGGTCATTCTTGAGACTTTCTGCCCTCCGCCGTTCACCACGCCGAAGCAGGAGTTATACCACAGATTGTGTCCAGTCCGTGCTCTTCAGACTTATGTCCACCGCACTAGCCAGTGGCGTAAGTCAGAGCAATTGTTTGTCTGTTTTGGGGGCCGCAACAGAGGTGCTGTGGCCACCAGGCAGTCCATATCACATTGGGTTAGGGATGCCATTGCTCTTGCCTTTGAGGCGTGCTGTCAAGTCTCGCCAGCAGGTCTGAGAGCTCACTCCACCAAGGGAGTAGCCTCTTCTACTGCTTTAGTAAAAGGGGCCTCCTTGCAGAGCGTTTGTGATGCGGCAGGCTG GTTACGTTTGAGTCCAGCTGCAAGACACATTTTGGACACACATGGTCTGGACCCTGATCTGGTGATGCCTACTGGCCCACGAGGTCTTGTTACTAAAGA AGATGTTCTGAATCTGTTGAATCAGCGGGGTAAAGGCCAAGCTGCTCCTCCTGCAAGAGCTGCTACTTCTCCTGCCCCAACCCCACCTCCACCAGCTGCCCCCACCACCGGTCGCCCCACTTACCCACCTGTTTCTGTTCCTGGTAAACCTGGAGCTCCG GGCACGTTCACCGAGATACCAGCCTCTAATTTCAGGAGAGTCATCGCTCAGAGATTAACGCAGTCGAAGACCACCATACCCCACGCATATGCTTCAGTTGAATGTGATCTCAGTGCTGTCATGAAGCTCAGAAAAGATCTGGCCAAAG aaAACATCAAGCTGTCAGTCAATGATTTTATCATTAAAGCTGCTGCTGCTACACTCAGA GAGATGCCAGAGGTGAATGTGATTTGGTCCCCTGAGGGACCTCGAGCTCTTGACTCCATTCACATCTCTATTGCCGTAGCAACACCGCGTGGTCTCATCACACCCATCATTAAAGATGCTGCTAACAAAGGCCTTCAGGAGATCGCTTCCAATGCAAAG GCTTTGGACCAGAAAGCTCGGGATGGGAAACTATTACCAGAGGAGTATCAGGGAGGATCATTCAG CATCTCTAATCTGGGAATGTTTGGCATTAGTGGATTTAGTGCAGTTATAAATCCTCCTCAAGCGTGTATTTTGGCTGTGGGCAGTACCAGGACTGAAGTCAGGTTGACAAAACAGAACCAGGACAGTTTGACTCCTGTCCTCTGTACTCAAGAGCTACTGACTGCTACGTTATCCAGTGATGGACGTCTAGTAGATGATGAACTTGCTTCACGCTTTCTGCAGAAATTTCGTTCAAACCTTGAGCAGCCTCAGCGTGTGAGCCTGGCATAG